The Cellvibrio polysaccharolyticus genomic interval GAAAATCGATAACCTCGGCGTCTTTACCGGTTTGTGGCCGTAAATGCGCTTTCCAGTGTGGATTGGGCAGGCAGCGCATATCAAATACGATGTCGGCATTGACCGGCAAGCCGTGTTTGAAACCGAAGGATTCAAATAAAATCGCCATGGTAGATTCGTGGCGACCTACCACGCGCTCTTTAACCAGATCGCGCAGCTCATGCAAGTTCAGGTTGCTGGTATCCAGCACCTGATCCGCATTATCTCTCACCGGCTCCAGCAATCGCTGTTCTGTAGCGATGGCTTCGGCCAGATTGGTGTGTTTGTCACTCAGCGGATGTTTGCGCCGGGTTTCACTGAATCTTTGCACCAGCACATGGGGTTGCGCATCGAGAAAGAGCACCTGAAACGTCATGCCGGCGGTTTTCAGCGAGTCGATAACGTCGGGGAATTCCGTCAAATCTTGCCAGGCGTTGCGTACATCAATACCAATAGCAAAGCGCTGCTCATTATTTTGATGGGCCTGAATCTGGGCAATCAAGGGTGGCAGCAGGCTGATCGGTAAATTGTCTATGCAATTAAAGCCAACATCTTCCAGCACGTGCAAGGCAGTACTTTTTCCTGAACCTGACAGTCCGCTGACGATGACGAGATGCATAGTAAAATCCTGCTCGGCGTATTAAGGAAAGATCCGCTGAAATCCTGAAACGGCTCCGGTTATCCAGGGCGTGGCTCAGGATGAATAAAAAAAACGTTCAGGGCAAGCGGCAAATTCCGGTGCCGGTTAAATTATGAAACAGCCGCCTGAAAGAGAGCCTGATCACTGTCCGCCTGGCGCAAGGAATCACGAAAACCCGCGTCATTAAGCGAACGAGCCAGAGAGGATAGGGTATCAAGGTGTTCTGCATTAGCATTTTCCGGTACCAGCATAGCGAATAAAATATCCACTTTCTGGCCGTCAATTGCATCAAACTCAATAGGTTGTTTCAGAGTAATCAGGGCGCCTATCGCTTTACTGCCGCATTCCATGCGGCAATGCGGTAAGGCTATCCCGAAACCGATGCCGGTAGATCCCAGGCGTTCCCTGGCTATCAGCCGACGAAAAACTTCATCGGCATTAATAGAGGGTACGGCGCGTGCAATGGTATTGGCGAGAATTTCCAGGGTGCGTTTCTTGCTAACACCTTCAATAGCACACAGGGTGCGATCGGGCGTAATCAGTTCCGGGATTGTCATGGTTAACGATGGCTACGTAATTTTTCTTTGTGTTTAATCAGTTGGCGATCCAGTTTGTCCGCCAGTTTATCAATGGCCGCATACATATCCGCTTCTACGGCATCAGCAAATAAATCCTTACCGCTGACGTGCACCGTGGCTTCCGCTTTTTGATCGAGGTGATCAACCCCAAGGATGACATGCACAGAAGTAATTTTGTCGTGGTGGTTATCCAGCTTTTCCAGTTTGGTTTCTACGTACTGCTTAAGGGCTTCAGTGACTTCCAGGTGATGGCCATTAATCGTAATCTGCATGGATACTTCCTCTTTGTTGGCGATATCAATGGATTTTTCAATCCGTCTTTTTATCTGATTATTTACTCTTTTATTGGTTCGCATTGAACTTCAAATTTGAGAATAAATAACGTTTCCTGATCGGTGCGATTACATCAACGATTTCCGCTCGTTGGACGGCGGGATGTTTAACGACTCCCGGTATTTTGCAATAGTGCGACGGGCTACCTGAATTCCCTGCTCGGCCAGCAGGTCGGTGATTTTACTGTCGCTCAATGGTTTTTTCGCATTTTCGGCGCTGATCAGTTTTTTAATCAGTGCACGAATCGCGGTTGAAGAACACTCGCCACCACCTTCAGTGCTCACATGGCTGGAGAAAAAATACTTCAGCTCAAAAATGCCTTGCGGCGTGTGCATGAATTTTTGTGTGGTTACGCGTGAAATAGTGGACTCATGCATCTGCACAATTTCTGCGATGTCGTGCAGCACCAGCGGCTTCATGGCCTCGGCGCCGTATTCAAGAAAGCCGCGTTGTTTTTCAACAATACAGCTGGCAACTTTCAGCAGGGTTTCGTTGCGGCTCTGCAGGCTTTTTAAAAACCAGCGCGCCTCCTGAAGGTTGTCTTTCAAAAAAGTGTTGTCGCTACTGGAATCGGCGCGCTTGACCATAGAGGCATAGTTGGCGTTGATTCGCAGGCGAGGTGCGATATCCGGGTTCAGCTCGACGATCCAGCGGCCATCGCGTTTTTCAACAAACACGTCCGGTACTACATATTCGGTATCGCCACTGGCAATAATGTCACCAGGGCGGGGGTTCAACCCCTGGATGAGCAAAACTGCCTGGCCCAGTTCATTTTCCTTGAGCCGGGTTTTGCGCATCAGCTGGCGATAGTCGCGGCTGCCAAGCAGCGGCAAATAATTTTTGCAGATGGTTTTGGCGGCTTCGAGGAAGGGCGTATCCGTCGGGAATTGTTGCAGTTGCACCAGCAGGCATTCGGCAAGGTTCTGGCTGCAAACGCCGCAAGGGTCAAATTGTTGCAGGCGATGTTGAACGGCGACCACTTCGTCCAGTTCCAGCTCTTCCAGTTCGGCAGCCAGGCCTTCAAAAATATCGTCCAGAGAAACCGACAGCATGCCGCCAGGTTCAACGGCGTCGATAATGGCCAGCGCAATCAGATAATCGCGATCGGAAAATGGCGTGAGGTTCAGTTGCCACATCAGGTGGTCGTAGATGGAATCGACCGCAGCCCGACGGCTTTCGAAGTCGTTGTCATCATTTTCAAAGTTGCTGCTACCGGAGCTGGATGTCTGGTAAACGTCATCCCAGCTGGTATCTACCGGCAAGTCGGTAGGGATGGATTCATTCCATTCGCCCACGACATCACTTTCGGAAAAGCCATCGCTTTCATTGAAGCTGTCAGTTTCCCGGAAGTCACTGTCGTGATCAGAGAAGTTTTCGCTGCTGTCAGACGAAGAAGAGTGGGCATCACTCAGCGGGCGGTCACCCGGCAGGTCAGCGGCTATTTCAGCCTGGCGTGTGTAATCAAGGTCGTCTTTTTCGGCGGATTCAGGAGGGTTGTCGAAGCTGTCTTCCATCTCCAGCATCGGGTTGGAGTCGAGGGCTTCCTGTATCTCCTGTTGCAGATCCAGTGTGGAGAGCTGCAGCAGGCGAATGGCCTGTTGCAGCTGCGGAGTCATGGTCAGTTGTTGACCGAGCTTTAACTGGAGAGATTGCTTCATCGTTTAAAAAGCTGATCCTGCTTAGACGAGAACAGTGGTCGATGAAGTAGAGTTTAGACAGCCTTGATCTCGCAAGCAACAAGGCTAAGCAATGTTTGTGCCTTGTTGTGTGTTATTTGCAAAAGTCAAGGCCCTGGCGTCAAATAAATCTTCAATCAAAGGCGGAAATTCTCGCCCAGATACACCTCACGCACTTTGTTATTGGCCAAAACTGTCTCGGCAGTGCCTTCGGCGATAATGTGACCTTCACTGACGATATAGGCCGTTTCGCAGATATCGAGGGTTTCGCGCACATTGTGATCGGTAATCAATACCCCGATACCGCGATCTTTCAGGTGTCTTACGATTTGCTTGATGTCATTGACCGAGATGGGGTCAACCCCGGCAAAAGGTTCATCCAGCAAAATAAAGCGGGGCTCTGTGGCCAGGGCGCGGGCAATTTCCACCCGGCGGCGTTCGCCACCTGACAGTGCCATGCCGAGACTGTCCCGAATGTGAGTGATGTGAAATTCCTGCAGCAATGAGTCCAGTTTGGCCAGACGCTGCTTTCTGTCGAGATCGCTACGGGTTTCCAGAATTGCCATGATGTTGTCGGCTACCGACAGCTTTCGAAATACCGAAGCTTCCTGGGGTAAATAACCGATACCGGCGCGTGCACGACCATGGATGGGCAGGTGGGTTAAATCCTTGTCGTCGAGCAGTACGCGGCCGTTGTCGGCGGTAATCAACCCGGCAATCATATAAAAGCAGGTGGTTTTTCCTGCGCCGTTGGGGCCGAGCAGGCCTACAATCGTGCCGCTGCTGACAGACAGGGAGACATCAATAACGACCTTGCGCTTTTTGTAGCTTTTGGCAAGGTTACGAGCGTAAAGAGTAGCCATAAGTCCTGATCAGTTTTCCTGAATGGTTTGCGGTGGAATGATGATTTCAATGCGCTTGCGGTCTTCGCTCTCGCCGCCTGCAGCCTGCATAACCTCTTTGTTGAGGTCATAAACAATGCGGGTGCCGCTCATTGATGCACCATCCTGCTCCAGTGATGCATGTTCTTCCAGTGCCAGGCTCTGGCTGGACGGGGTGTAGGTAATGCTCTGCGCCCGGGCGCTGATGATGCCTTTGTCCGGTGTGGGCTGCTGTTGGTAGAGCGCCGGTACACCGCGTGCATTGATGGTGGAAATTCGCCGCTGCGGGTTGCCATCAAAGGTAGCGGTCACCTCGGTGGCTTCAATCCGCATCAGACCTTTGTCTTCCGTGGGTTGCAGCTGGTAGAGCACCGGTGAGCCTGTGGCGTGAATTTTGTCAATTTTCTGGGTTTCAGTATTGAAATGAAAAATGACGGTGTCGGCATTGATCGACATGCTGCCCTGGGAAAATTGCACGTCACCGGTATAGGTTGTAATGCCCTGTTTTTGATCCAGAGTGGCGCGCTCGGCCTCAATGCGGATTTCCTGCTCAATATCGGATGGCAGCGCATGAGCATGGGCGCCAATCAGGGCGCAGACCACAGCAAAAATAAAGGGGCCGGATTTACGGTGCATAAGTCCCTCGGACTTTGGATAGGAGTTCGATTCGATCTTCATTCAGCCAGGCTTGCATGCCAATGGTTTCAACGACGCCCTGAGGCGCGCGCATCTTAACAGCTTTGTCGGTTTCGGCGAATTGGTCCAGGGTGCGAATTGTCAGCAGGCTGGTGGTAACCAGAAAACTGCTGCTGTCGGCGTCCTGTTGCTCAATGCGGACATTGTTGGTGAGCGTGATCACACTGCCGTTGGCATCGCTGTGACCTTCCATGGCGCTGAGCCGCCAGGGTGTGGCATCTCTTTCTGAAAAGAAAAACATTTTTGGCTGGGTGAAGATGGTGTGATCGTCGGGGCCCGGTGCCTCGGGATTGATCTGAAAATGTTGTGCCGCGGGTGTGCTCATCCGCGAGATCAGTTTGCCATTCTGGTCAAAATCTTCGGTATCTATATCAATCATATAGGCGTGCGGAAAACGGACAACTTCTTCATTGACGGCTGGAGAAAGTAATTCCGTAGGTGATTTCTCACGCAGCACGAAAAACAGCAGGGTGGCCACTATCAGCGTAAGCCATGGCAGGGGAATGCGTAGCATGAATCAGTAAGTCCTGTTGCAGGTTATTCCGTGCCGGGTGAGTCGGGAAGATAATAGGACAGCGCCCGTTCAAAAGTGTTTTGCGCTTTCATAATCATATCGCAAGCGTCACGTACCGCGCCTTCGCCGCCCCGCAAATGACTTTGCCAGTGGGCGCGCTCGGCCACGCTGTGGTGTGCATTGGCCACGGTTAGCGCCAACCCTACCCGTGACATAACGGTCAGGTCCGGCCAGTCATCACCCATAAAAGCAATATTTTCGGGGGCTACCGGGGTTTCAAACAAGGTTTTGTCGGCAAACAGTTCCTGCAATGCATCCCATTTGTCTTCCCGGCCTTGCAGCAGAATTGTAATGCCCAGGTCACTGGCTCTGCGCCTGACCAGTTCACTTTTCCGGCCAGTGATGATACCAACCCGCACGCCGGATTTTTGCAGCATCTTGATGCCATGGCCATCCAGTGTGCAAAAAGTTTTCATTTCTTCGCCGTTGTTGCCGAAGTAGAGTTTGCCATCTGTCAGTACGCCATCGACATCAAGCATTAGCAGGCGAATCGCTTTGGCGCGTTGCTGAAGTAAATCACTCATTCTTTAATATTGCCGTTTGAAGTTAAATAATGCCGG includes:
- the hpf gene encoding ribosome hibernation-promoting factor, HPF/YfiA family, whose translation is MQITINGHHLEVTEALKQYVETKLEKLDNHHDKITSVHVILGVDHLDQKAEATVHVSGKDLFADAVEADMYAAIDKLADKLDRQLIKHKEKLRSHR
- a CDS encoding RNA polymerase factor sigma-54, with product MKQSLQLKLGQQLTMTPQLQQAIRLLQLSTLDLQQEIQEALDSNPMLEMEDSFDNPPESAEKDDLDYTRQAEIAADLPGDRPLSDAHSSSSDSSENFSDHDSDFRETDSFNESDGFSESDVVGEWNESIPTDLPVDTSWDDVYQTSSSGSSNFENDDNDFESRRAAVDSIYDHLMWQLNLTPFSDRDYLIALAIIDAVEPGGMLSVSLDDIFEGLAAELEELELDEVVAVQHRLQQFDPCGVCSQNLAECLLVQLQQFPTDTPFLEAAKTICKNYLPLLGSRDYRQLMRKTRLKENELGQAVLLIQGLNPRPGDIIASGDTEYVVPDVFVEKRDGRWIVELNPDIAPRLRINANYASMVKRADSSSDNTFLKDNLQEARWFLKSLQSRNETLLKVASCIVEKQRGFLEYGAEAMKPLVLHDIAEIVQMHESTISRVTTQKFMHTPQGIFELKYFFSSHVSTEGGGECSSTAIRALIKKLISAENAKKPLSDSKITDLLAEQGIQVARRTIAKYRESLNIPPSNERKSLM
- a CDS encoding KdsC family phosphatase, with the translated sequence MSDLLQQRAKAIRLLMLDVDGVLTDGKLYFGNNGEEMKTFCTLDGHGIKMLQKSGVRVGIITGRKSELVRRRASDLGITILLQGREDKWDALQELFADKTLFETPVAPENIAFMGDDWPDLTVMSRVGLALTVANAHHSVAERAHWQSHLRGGEGAVRDACDMIMKAQNTFERALSYYLPDSPGTE
- the rapZ gene encoding RNase adapter RapZ, with the protein product MHLVIVSGLSGSGKSTALHVLEDVGFNCIDNLPISLLPPLIAQIQAHQNNEQRFAIGIDVRNAWQDLTEFPDVIDSLKTAGMTFQVLFLDAQPHVLVQRFSETRRKHPLSDKHTNLAEAIATEQRLLEPVRDNADQVLDTSNLNLHELRDLVKERVVGRHESTMAILFESFGFKHGLPVNADIVFDMRCLPNPHWKAHLRPQTGKDAEVIDFLEEQPAVQEMYDDIERYLTRWLPRYQANNRSYITIAIGCTGGQHRSVYLSERLQKHFDHTFSDVQVRHRDIFKHKKA
- the ptsN gene encoding PTS IIA-like nitrogen regulatory protein PtsN, coding for MTIPELITPDRTLCAIEGVSKKRTLEILANTIARAVPSINADEVFRRLIARERLGSTGIGFGIALPHCRMECGSKAIGALITLKQPIEFDAIDGQKVDILFAMLVPENANAEHLDTLSSLARSLNDAGFRDSLRQADSDQALFQAAVS
- the lptC gene encoding LPS export ABC transporter periplasmic protein LptC → MLRIPLPWLTLIVATLLFFVLREKSPTELLSPAVNEEVVRFPHAYMIDIDTEDFDQNGKLISRMSTPAAQHFQINPEAPGPDDHTIFTQPKMFFFSERDATPWRLSAMEGHSDANGSVITLTNNVRIEQQDADSSSFLVTTSLLTIRTLDQFAETDKAVKMRAPQGVVETIGMQAWLNEDRIELLSKVRGTYAP
- the lptA gene encoding lipopolysaccharide transport periplasmic protein LptA, which produces MHRKSGPFIFAVVCALIGAHAHALPSDIEQEIRIEAERATLDQKQGITTYTGDVQFSQGSMSINADTVIFHFNTETQKIDKIHATGSPVLYQLQPTEDKGLMRIEATEVTATFDGNPQRRISTINARGVPALYQQQPTPDKGIISARAQSITYTPSSQSLALEEHASLEQDGASMSGTRIVYDLNKEVMQAAGGESEDRKRIEIIIPPQTIQEN
- the lptB gene encoding LPS export ABC transporter ATP-binding protein — protein: MATLYARNLAKSYKKRKVVIDVSLSVSSGTIVGLLGPNGAGKTTCFYMIAGLITADNGRVLLDDKDLTHLPIHGRARAGIGYLPQEASVFRKLSVADNIMAILETRSDLDRKQRLAKLDSLLQEFHITHIRDSLGMALSGGERRRVEIARALATEPRFILLDEPFAGVDPISVNDIKQIVRHLKDRGIGVLITDHNVRETLDICETAYIVSEGHIIAEGTAETVLANNKVREVYLGENFRL